Proteins found in one Takifugu rubripes chromosome 17, fTakRub1.2, whole genome shotgun sequence genomic segment:
- the LOC101078331 gene encoding calmodulin-regulated spectrin-associated protein 3-like isoform X3, with the protein MVDSPGAMNKVSAVAEIKPLDQYDFSRAKICASVRWLLSKSYGSAENVPVEMREPLYKDQYDQEHLKPSINKLLVSPEIYCRAHVLLAQVHGVSASPSQASPADAEALLQLLEKKGLAPKVQDADVTQEDLRCVPIRMKAHLAMIDALMTLAAKEIVDQVKMAAEAEQIGAGAPWENALLFWVNRLNQKLRELTEEEEEPPRPQTCSDVQPAQDAQCPSSRWYWKLVPHAIAFCLKESGNKPPVIRYRKDKVQSKLTPTFPLIHGVKDLSNGCAIASVLHYYCPVLLPLEDVCLKDTMSVADSVYNLQLIREFCESSLQSCCPLAVEDLLYAPPPLHLNIMSFISELLHWFEVKKPDFVQPVQATDLTDVSGLLDCTSPINGSGNSGSPSFILKQPFMPITSPVSPENKCWTKKQISRPLSAVTFSIPFGLDSDVDIVMGNPIDSVFRSASTDTGIPAMTTPVSSGGANHVPYSPPEDISHLVSSSVPLQRSSWGPYAHTTPLGELPTIEEALKVAHGPGSKERRKGNAAGKGGRPEARLRPEGAPAGFFLHSPEEENPQLSSSAPCRSGVLHRPVGGEGVDGKRQGRGERRERSGCTPDMSRDDDSVLRDGSVDSSEASDDGPRNAPGNMRPSKGHHGNQSAGNSPRMTSFAERRDNRRRHPAASGEEAASAPTPTTPGTPHTPSTPAGAPGRQDSPGPRGPEPGSEAWELGVRLEEKRKSIEAQKRRIEAIFAKHRQRLGKTAFLQLKRQQGEGGGGGGAEDNLTLEERLTRMEDQLKQEEEKEEKDKEKDGAQEKDKSALNPPRLEKQVTFSIESKKEAETKKAAEKGGEVMLVEYNEVVQKLSEALQSLQKDMQKLTEQQQQLMSNQRPRNTPKNTPRISAKKQPGTPPQTPTRTPPRTPTKTPTRNTSKAWMIPPGSNPKSTSPSQHSQVLTSPKTAISSSCPAPRTKIQSTTPRSPKHHPRPQHQPHPRPSELKFPPLNRMLTPTHNVDTLPHLRRVSPSKCQVQTSSSFRIGGPQTPKESPQPVQPIQPPQADECPSETGSSDTPTQFSMELEQDEAVGGLPVLLHPRQDRPRAADGSSSGAPSECSFESETFSISAAYSRGGDAGRGVSAGTHRYEVNDEQTDEGREFSSDSMSDHTESAVEPARRPAAAALDPTEQLDLAMEAINTPEQPAEPKEEQMGLTETAGPSAEQNESGAKGRIHFFFTEDVQNEEEMAQRKALLLEKQQRRSEELKKRKQWHERERENSTPPVGTTSPSATPPATPARRGGFTRAEYARRQQLRIMDDLDKMLQQKSASQVRNPAKKARSRPRSMTREETRLSLSPAKTTTGSKLAKVHSHSSVNLAATEEPRNKSDGPSKKANSRPNSPACMTPSKLTNPNGDKEWDTGSNGTSPAPEYTGPKLFKEPSFKSNKFIIHNALSRCCLAGKVNETQKNKIVEEMEKSDANHFLILFRDASCQFRGVYTMNSDSQELVRLAGVGPRTIGSTQVESMFKYSSDRKQFSTIPSKTMGMSVDAFTIPSHLWQGGGGGVAGAGGGSRRASINKKAVASK; encoded by the exons ATGGTGGACTCTCCCGGCGCGATGAACAAGGTCTCCGCGGTGGCGGAGATCAAACCGCTGGACCAGTACGACTTCAGCCGGGCCAAGATCTGCGCCAGCGTCCGGTGGCTGCTGTCGAAGTCGTACGGCTCTGCAG AAAATGTCCCAGTGGAAATGCGGGAGCCGCTCTACAAGGACCAGTATGACCAAGAGCACCTTAAACCGTCCATCAACAAGCTGCTCGTTTCCCCGGAGATCTACTGCCGAGCTCACGTGCTGCTGGCGCAGGTACACGGGGTCTCGGCGTCGCCGTCCCAGGCCTCTCCGGCCGACGCcgaagctctgctgcagctcctggagaagAAGGGTTTGGCTCCAAAGGTCCAGGATGCTGATGTCACCCAGGAGGACCTCAGATGTGTCCCCATCAGGATG AAAGCCCATCTGGCCATGATCGACGCTCTGATGACGCTGGCCGCTAAAGAGATTGTGGACCAGGTCAAGATGGCGGCGGAGGCGGAGCAGATAGGCGCCGGGGCGCCGTGGGAGAACGCTTTGCTCTTCTGGGTCAACAGG CTGAACCAGAAACTGAGAGAGCTCacggaagaagaagaagaaccgcCCAGGCCGCAGACATGTTCAGATGTACAACCTGCTCAGGACgcg cagtGTCCATCCAGCCGTTGGTACTGGAAACTAGTCCCC CATGCTATCGCTTTTTGTTTGAAGGAGTCGGGGAATAAACCGCCAGTG ATTCGCTATAGAAAGGACAAAGTCCAGTCCAAGCTAACTCCCACATTTCCTCTGATTCATGGTGTCAAAGATCTGTCTAATGGCTGCGCTATTGCTTCTGTGCTGCACTACTACTGCCCTGTGTTACTGCCCCTCgagg ATGTGTGTCTGAAGGACACCATGTCCGTCGCCGACAGTGTCTACAACTTGCAGCTGATCAGAGAGTTTTGCGAGAGCAGTTTACagagctgctgccccctggctGTGGAGGACCTGCTCTACGCACCTCCACCGCTACAC CTCAACATCATGAGCTTCATCTCCGAGCTGCTGCATTGGTTTGAAGTGAAAAAGCCGGATTTTGTCCAACCCGTACAAGCCACCGACCTCACAG ATGTCTCAGGGTTACTCGACTGTACAAGTCCCATCAACGGGAGTGGCAACAG CGGATCGCCTTCCTTCATCCTGAAACAGCCCTTCATGCCCATCACCTCCCCTGTATCACCAG AAAATAAATGCTggacaaagaaacaaatcag TCGTCCTCTGTCCGCAGTGACTTTCAGCATCCCATTTGGGCTGGACAGTGATGTTGACATTGTCATGGGAAACCCAATAGATTCTGTCTTTCGCTCCGCCAGCACTGACACTGGAATTCCTGCTATGACTacacctgtgtcatcaggagggGCCAATCATGTCCCGTACAGCCCTCCGGAGGACATCAGTCACCTGGTCAGCAGCTCTGTGCCGCTGCAGCGCTCATCCTGGGGGCCCTATGCCCACACGACCCCTCTGGGAGAGCTGCCGACCATCGAGGAGGCTCTAAAAGTGGCCCACGGGCCTGGTAGCAAAGAGCGGAGAAAAGGAAATgcagcaggaaaaggaggaagaccGGAAGCCCGGTTACGTCCTGAAGGAGCCCCTGCTGGAttcttccttcactctccaGAGGAGGAGAATCCTCAGCTTAGTAGCTCGGCTCCTTGCCGCTCTGGAGTTCTCCATCGGCCTGTTGGAGGAGAGGGAGTTGATGGTAAACgacagggaaggggagagaggagggagaggtcAGGGTGCACCCCTGATATGTCACGTGATGATGATTCTGTTCTGAGAGATGGCAGCGTGGACTCCTCCGAAGCATCAGATGATGGGCCGAGGAACGCCCCTGGTAACATGCGACCCAGTAAAGGCCACCATGGAAACCAAAGTGCCGGCAACAGCCCGCGGATGACGAGCTTTGCTGAACGACGAGACAACAGAAGGAGGCATCCTGCTGCTTCTGGGGAGGAGGCGGCCTCTGCTCCGACTCCAACCACGCCGGGCAcgccacacacaccctccacacCAGCAGGGGCACCTGGCCGCCAGGACAGCCCAGGTCCCAGAGGCCCCGAACCAGGCTCAGAAGCCTGGGAGCTGGGGGTCCGCCTGGAGGAAAAACGCAAAAGCATCGAGGCCCAAAAGAGACGGATTGAAGCAATCTTTGCCAAGCACAGACAAAGGCTTGGAAAAACTGCTTTCCTTCAGCTAAAAAGACAgcaaggagagggaggagggggcggaggagCTGAGGACAATCTTACCCTGGAGGAGCGTCTCACACGCATGGAGGACCAGctgaaacaggaggaggagaaggaagagaaggataAAGAAAAGGATGGAGCGCAGGAGAAAGACAAATCTGCTTTGAATCCCCCTCGATTAGAGAAACAGGTAACATTCTCTATTGAGAgtaaaaaagaggcagaaactaaaaaagcagcagagaaaggAGGTGAAGTCATGCTGGTGGAGTACAACGAAGTGGTGCAGAAGCTGAGTGAAGCTCTGCAGTCGCTGCAGAAAGACATGCAGAAACTCacggagcaacagcagcaactaATGAGCAACCAAAGACCCCGAAATACACCCAAAAATACACCCAGGATTTCTGCCAAAAAGCAACCCGGAACCCCTCCCCAGACCCCTACACGGACGCCGCCGAGAACCCCAACAAAGACCCCTACAAGGAACACCAGTAAGGCCTGGATGATCCCTCCAGGGTCCAACCCAAAATCGACTTCCCCGTCTCAGCATTCTCAAGTTCTCACCTCTCCGAAAACGGCCATCTCTTCCTCCTGCCCGGCTCCTCGTACTAAGATCCAGTCCACCACCCCCCGGAGCCCCAAGCATCACCCTCGTCCCCAACACCAGCCTCACCCTCGTCCCTCTGAGCTCAAGTTCCCGCCACTAAACCGCATGTTGACACCGACCCACAATGTGGACACCCTCCCCCACTTACGGCGAGTTTCCCCCAGCAAGTGTCAGGTCCAGACCTCTTCATCTTTCCGTATAGGGGGTCCGCAGACTCCTAAAGAATCTCCCCAGCCTGTACAGCCCATCCAGCCCCCACAGGCCGATGAATGCCCCTCAGAAACCGGCTCCAGCGACACACCGACCCAGTTCAGCATGGAGCTTGAGCAGGATGAAGCTGTGGGGGGGTTGCCCGTCCTGCTGCACCCCAGGCAGGATCGTCCACGGGCCGCAGACGGGAGCAGCTCTGGAGCTCCATCTGAATGCTCGTTTGAGAGCGAAACCTTTTCCATCTCCGCTGCATACAGCAGAGGAGGTGACGCTGGGAGAGGCGTGAGTGCAGGGACGCACCGGTATGAGGTCAATGATGAACAGACGGATGAAGGACGTGAATTCTCCTCCGATTCCATGAGCGACCACACAGAATCTGCCGTGGAACCTGCCAGGAGACCTGCCGCAGCAGCCCTGGATcccacagagcagctggatCTGGCCATGGAAGCCATCAATACCCCAGAACAACCGGCTGAACCCAAAGAAGAACAAATGGGACTGACAGAAACCGCAGGACCGAGTGCAGAACAGAATGAATCGGGGGCAAAAGGAAGAATTCACTTCTTCTTTACC GAAGACGTGCAGAACGAAGAGGAGATGGCCCAGCGTAAAGCTCTCTTGCTGGAGAAGCAGCAAAGGAGATccgaggagctgaagaaaaggaagcagtggCATGAACGAGAAAGAGAAAACAG CACACCTCCTGTAGGGACGACCTCGCCGTCCGCCACGCCTCCTGCCACACCAGCGCGCCGCGGAGGTTTCACAAGAGCGGAGTATGCCCGCCGCCAGCAGCTCAGGATCATGGACGACTTGGACAAAATGCTCCAGCAGAAATCGGCGAGCCAAGTGCGGAACCCTGCCAAGAAAGCACGTTCAAGGCCTCGCAGCATGACGAGGGAGGAGACGAGGCTGTCCCTGAGCCCCgccaaaacaacaacag GGTCCAAATTAGCTAAAGTCCACTCTCACTCATCTGTCAACCTGGCAGCCACAGAGGAGCCCAGAAATAAAAGTGATGGCCCCTCAAAGAAAGCCAATAG TCGCCCGAATTCACCCGCTTGCATGACACCGAGTAAACTGACAAATCCGAACGGAGATAAGGAATGGGATACTGGTTCCAATGGAACCTCGCCAGCTCCAGAATACACAG GTCCCAAACTTTTCAAAGAGCCCAGCTTCAAATCCAACAAATTCATCATCCACAACGCTCTCTCTCGCTGCTGCCTCGCCGGGAAAGTCAACGAAACTCAGAAAAACAAGATCGTTGAG GAGATGGAGAAGAGTGACGCCAACCATTTCCTCATCCTGTTCCGGGATGCCAGCTGCCAGTTCAGGGGCGTTTACACTATGAACTCCGACTCCCAGGAACTGGTGCGCCTGGCTGGCGTGGGCCCGCGGACAATCGGCTCCACTCAGGTGGAGTCCATGTTCAAATAcagctcagacaggaagcagttcAGCACCATCCCCTCCAAAACCATGGGCATGAGCGTAGACGCCTTCACCATCCCCAGCCACCTttggcagggaggaggaggaggagtagctggagctggaggaggaagcaggagagcCAGCATTAACAAGAAGGCCGTCGCTTCAAAATGA